A portion of the Bacteroides faecium genome contains these proteins:
- a CDS encoding right-handed parallel beta-helix repeat-containing protein, whose amino-acid sequence MKNSLFIISKLCMLAFIILLAQGCQEDYEMIDPPMMTDYDDDLDEEVIMQKGLESYFVTQFGEGGMDGSSWEQALDAAGFRKLLSGSVDLSKSTIYMSQGKYVMSEESGLGVIIRKNVKAIKGGYSQFSEGTDVSARDIDTYVTVISGDVNGNKQADAGDCSLLLVKKGIIGIEGVTFQYGYVSEADASTTECGSGIYVSGSAGDTSLELTDCVIRDCKSAVTTSAKQGGPAVFVLSGQVRMDNVRLLDNTAVGRGGAVRCSGKTAVVFMNGCLLKGNSHTGSWGNGIQMSEGHICMNNTTLIDNMGTGAALNGGGSMLLINSTIIGNASDSHGAVRCETGAGGDTKFINNLLIAENPTAPSFNLNGSSYEAFSKGYNVYQRVTGITMSTLDTAYPNALTGALNEDGVYEWNLSQIGAVKGYATKQAIVEVAKSFNPVASPIVNLGEVFVEWTGEDAFGIDQRGVARNADKMQAGAYDAVLTN is encoded by the coding sequence ATGAAAAATAGTTTATTCATAATATCGAAGCTGTGTATGCTGGCTTTCATCATCCTGTTGGCACAGGGATGCCAGGAAGATTATGAGATGATAGACCCGCCTATGATGACCGATTACGATGATGATTTGGACGAAGAGGTGATTATGCAGAAAGGATTGGAGAGTTATTTTGTAACCCAGTTTGGTGAAGGCGGGATGGACGGCAGTTCCTGGGAACAGGCACTGGATGCGGCAGGTTTCCGCAAACTGTTGAGCGGGTCTGTCGACCTTTCCAAGAGTACTATTTATATGAGCCAGGGCAAATATGTGATGTCCGAAGAGAGCGGGCTTGGCGTGATTATCCGCAAGAATGTGAAAGCGATTAAAGGCGGATATAGCCAGTTTAGCGAGGGAACGGATGTTTCGGCACGGGATATAGACACGTATGTAACGGTTATCAGTGGCGACGTGAACGGGAATAAGCAGGCGGATGCGGGAGACTGTAGTTTGCTGTTGGTAAAGAAAGGGATTATCGGTATTGAGGGAGTTACTTTCCAGTATGGATATGTGTCCGAAGCGGATGCCAGTACTACCGAATGCGGAAGTGGCATTTATGTAAGCGGCAGTGCGGGTGATACTTCTCTCGAATTGACGGATTGTGTAATCAGGGATTGTAAATCGGCAGTGACGACTTCTGCCAAGCAAGGCGGCCCTGCTGTCTTTGTCTTGTCGGGACAGGTGCGGATGGACAATGTCCGGTTATTGGATAATACGGCGGTTGGTCGTGGAGGAGCTGTCCGTTGTAGTGGCAAGACTGCGGTAGTCTTTATGAATGGTTGTCTGCTGAAAGGCAATTCACACACCGGTTCGTGGGGAAATGGTATTCAGATGTCGGAAGGACATATCTGCATGAATAACACCACGTTGATAGATAATATGGGTACGGGCGCTGCCTTGAATGGCGGTGGAAGTATGTTGCTAATCAATAGTACAATCATCGGAAACGCAAGTGATAGCCACGGTGCAGTACGCTGTGAGACGGGAGCCGGTGGTGATACGAAGTTCATTAATAATCTGTTGATTGCTGAAAATCCGACAGCTCCGAGTTTCAATCTGAACGGAAGCAGTTACGAAGCCTTCTCGAAGGGATATAATGTTTATCAGCGTGTCACAGGCATTACGATGAGTACGCTTGATACGGCTTATCCCAATGCTCTGACCGGAGCGTTGAACGAAGACGGGGTATATGAATGGAATCTTAGTCAGATTGGTGCGGTAAAGGGATATGCTACCAAACAGGCAATTGTAGAAGTTGCGAAAAGTTTCAATCCGGTAGCTTCGCCCATTGTCAATTTGGGAGAAGTATTTGTAGAGTGGACGGGTGAGGACGCTTTCGGAATAGACCAGCGTGGAGTAGCCCGTAATGCCGACAAGATGCAGGCGGGTGCTTATGATGCCGTTCTGACCAATTAA
- a CDS encoding fimbrillin family protein, giving the protein MKKIFYILALGIGLAGCSNNEDESLSTGTFPGERVISVITEVNEPLSRAGFDATNLERFGLMIRNSENAAYNYHKQMVGSGNIWSTSDGQQMLWDAERTPVMMIAYAPYASEASPDAPLAVNALTNQATGENVMASDFLLMKATVDPEKDLTADGKLKISLNHAMSKLIIKLTVNGTADADMGKLGDMAVNGAVVNGICDLSAAAPVVVPAADAAVATVAPYKGTEYCECILPPQTVTEGFSINFSYDGKLYIWTAKAAVELEKGVEHTLTLNVNTTARLAAMVARNRATGQLIDRN; this is encoded by the coding sequence ATGAAAAAGATATTTTATATACTAGCCTTGGGCATCGGACTGGCCGGATGCTCCAATAACGAGGATGAATCGCTGTCGACGGGTACTTTCCCCGGCGAACGGGTAATCAGCGTTATAACAGAAGTGAATGAACCTCTGTCGCGTGCAGGATTTGACGCAACGAATTTGGAACGCTTCGGATTAATGATTCGGAACAGTGAAAACGCCGCTTATAACTATCATAAACAAATGGTTGGCTCAGGAAACATCTGGAGTACGTCTGACGGACAACAAATGCTTTGGGATGCGGAAAGAACGCCTGTGATGATGATAGCCTATGCGCCTTATGCGAGTGAAGCCAGTCCGGACGCTCCGTTGGCGGTGAACGCATTGACCAATCAGGCGACAGGAGAGAATGTAATGGCTTCCGATTTTCTGCTGATGAAAGCGACAGTCGACCCGGAGAAGGATTTGACTGCCGATGGAAAACTGAAAATCTCCTTAAATCATGCCATGAGTAAGCTGATTATAAAGCTCACTGTCAATGGAACGGCAGATGCCGATATGGGTAAGCTGGGAGATATGGCTGTCAACGGGGCGGTCGTTAACGGCATTTGTGATTTGTCGGCAGCGGCTCCGGTGGTTGTTCCTGCGGCAGATGCGGCAGTGGCTACTGTGGCTCCCTATAAAGGGACAGAGTATTGCGAATGTATTCTACCCCCGCAAACGGTAACAGAAGGTTTCTCCATCAACTTCAGCTACGACGGGAAACTGTATATATGGACTGCCAAGGCAGCCGTCGAACTGGAAAAAGGAGTGGAACATACCTTGACTCTCAATGTAAATACAACTGCGCGATTGGCTGCCATGGTAGCCAGAAATCGGGCAACCGGTCAGCTTATCGACCGGAATTAA
- a CDS encoding fimbrillin family protein, with protein sequence MKITKLIVAACILTGIAACDTDKDMAVYGEDSGAIQIEAAINTAFTRSNPGAAGEQQKQFNEGDQIQLTCEDGYLTYALSGGKWAPTDNYYLRWGAEPVTYSAFYPVVSGASTLNFTLPANQQRLENLANADYMTCTVANATDDGSRILRLGMNRKMAKVIMTLADVSGQGKVQGVKIGSYQGYTNGEVVSGTSLISPFITVPEGGKAGQNGCSYTAIVVPGKAGASATFVSLNYLGEDLVMPGIPELQPGKCYEFTLKVEGSVISISEPIVSPWDSGTIQGGDAEELQLAAYYVKEQPAGNATGMDWDNAMGVDALRNLLQVNGNSAVSNANAVKLDGKKIYVAAGSYEIAKENSGVKIEYSGYSKQVEITVEGGYDPTSTGTDLTKRDVGKYTTAFVRNTASNASATTNAMFCLGNQIDITFDGCTFDGQYKQGDKGDVNGFYAAAGQGNASLQLKNCIVKNFNRESASDAGAAIKIAKGSVFLERVELVNNRALNRGGAILTNNAASVLFMNNCLLHENYAPGAWGTTIHAGNGYVCMNNVTILGTTGTAGNSITVNGDARFMLSNTTIVGNLGNPNGVFRAGKGASLVVNSLFAKGAGVKTICIDKNTSTHITSGGYNVYQAADAGWGAIDTDTDYSSQSLPSAALTDGVYQWTVTGTIDEFATKQAVINAVKSFDAAVGQQFINWVGEDGFGVDQRGAARNAGKMQAGAYDAGL encoded by the coding sequence ATGAAGATTACAAAACTGATAGTGGCTGCATGCATCCTGACGGGTATAGCGGCTTGTGATACAGATAAAGATATGGCAGTGTACGGTGAAGATTCCGGTGCTATTCAGATTGAAGCTGCCATTAATACGGCTTTCACCCGTAGCAATCCCGGTGCGGCAGGAGAGCAGCAGAAGCAATTTAATGAAGGCGACCAAATCCAACTGACCTGTGAAGACGGATATCTGACTTATGCGCTCTCCGGCGGTAAATGGGCACCGACCGATAACTACTATTTGAGATGGGGAGCGGAACCTGTTACTTATTCTGCCTTTTATCCGGTAGTGAGCGGGGCGAGCACGCTCAATTTTACACTTCCCGCCAATCAGCAACGCCTGGAGAACCTGGCAAACGCCGATTATATGACCTGTACTGTGGCAAATGCCACCGACGATGGTTCCCGTATCCTTCGCCTGGGTATGAACCGGAAAATGGCGAAAGTCATTATGACACTGGCAGATGTGAGCGGACAAGGTAAGGTACAGGGAGTGAAAATCGGCTCTTATCAGGGATATACGAATGGAGAAGTGGTGTCGGGTACTTCTTTGATATCGCCCTTCATCACCGTTCCCGAAGGCGGCAAAGCCGGGCAGAACGGTTGTAGCTATACGGCTATTGTAGTTCCCGGCAAAGCCGGAGCAAGCGCCACATTTGTCTCTTTGAACTATTTGGGTGAGGACTTGGTGATGCCCGGTATCCCGGAACTGCAACCCGGAAAGTGCTATGAGTTCACTTTGAAGGTGGAAGGCTCGGTAATATCAATCAGCGAACCGATTGTTTCCCCGTGGGATAGCGGTACTATTCAGGGAGGAGACGCAGAAGAATTACAGCTTGCAGCCTACTATGTGAAAGAACAGCCGGCCGGAAATGCAACCGGTATGGACTGGGATAATGCTATGGGAGTGGATGCGTTGCGCAACCTGTTGCAAGTGAATGGCAACAGTGCTGTTTCCAATGCCAATGCTGTCAAGCTGGATGGCAAGAAGATTTATGTAGCCGCAGGCTCTTATGAGATAGCGAAAGAGAACTCCGGTGTGAAGATAGAATATAGCGGTTACAGCAAGCAAGTGGAGATAACGGTTGAAGGCGGATACGACCCAACGAGTACAGGAACCGACCTGACGAAACGTGACGTCGGCAAATATACGACTGCTTTTGTCAGAAATACGGCCAGTAATGCATCTGCTACAACCAACGCAATGTTTTGCCTTGGAAACCAAATAGATATAACTTTCGATGGTTGTACCTTTGACGGACAATATAAGCAAGGTGATAAAGGAGATGTGAACGGTTTTTATGCGGCGGCAGGTCAAGGCAACGCCAGTCTGCAATTGAAAAATTGTATTGTGAAGAACTTCAACCGTGAAAGTGCTTCTGACGCAGGAGCGGCTATCAAGATAGCTAAAGGAAGTGTTTTCCTGGAACGCGTAGAACTTGTGAATAATAGGGCACTTAATCGGGGGGGAGCCATCCTGACGAATAATGCAGCTTCTGTATTATTCATGAATAATTGCCTGCTACATGAAAATTATGCACCGGGAGCTTGGGGGACTACCATACATGCAGGAAACGGATATGTCTGCATGAATAATGTAACCATACTCGGCACGACAGGTACGGCAGGAAATAGTATTACCGTTAACGGAGACGCTCGTTTTATGCTTTCCAATACCACTATTGTAGGTAACTTGGGCAATCCTAACGGGGTATTCCGTGCGGGAAAGGGGGCATCTCTTGTTGTCAACTCCCTTTTTGCCAAAGGAGCAGGAGTCAAAACGATTTGTATTGATAAAAATACTAGTACGCATATTACTTCCGGCGGATACAACGTCTATCAGGCAGCAGATGCCGGTTGGGGAGCTATTGATACGGATACCGACTATTCATCCCAGTCTCTTCCTTCCGCCGCTCTGACCGATGGTGTCTACCAATGGACAGTAACCGGTACTATTGATGAATTTGCAACGAAACAGGCAGTGATTAATGCAGTGAAGTCTTTCGACGCTGCTGTGGGACAGCAATTTATCAACTGGGTGGGTGAAGACGGCTTTGGCGTAGACCAACGCGGAGCAGCTCGTAATGCCGGCAAGATGCAGGCCGGTGCCTATGATGCCGGATTGTAG
- a CDS encoding glycerophosphodiester phosphodiesterase family protein, whose amino-acid sequence MKKSKFIVLLLLFCLQPGFLAAQRAETIRKDVLNPRLDKVLVVAHRGNWSIAPENSVAAIDSAIQMKVDIVEIDIRKTKDGQLVLMHDDTIDRTTNGTGKVKDKTLAEIKQLRLKDKNGRLTEHTVPTLEEALLAAKGQIMVNLDKAYNIFDDVYTILEKTGTADLVIMKGGHPVETVKREFGSYLDKVIYMPVVTIDDEKSVKVIEDYMEQLHPVAFELCYRNPSSTVPARMERRLAGKSLIWYNTLWASLAGGHDDELARKDPDASYGYLINTLGARILQTDSPAYMLDYLRSKGWHD is encoded by the coding sequence ATGAAGAAAAGCAAGTTCATTGTGCTTTTGTTACTTTTCTGTTTGCAGCCAGGTTTCCTGGCTGCACAACGGGCGGAAACCATTCGCAAAGATGTGTTGAATCCGCGCCTGGACAAAGTATTGGTGGTGGCGCATCGTGGAAACTGGAGTATTGCCCCCGAAAACTCCGTGGCAGCCATCGACAGTGCTATTCAGATGAAGGTCGACATTGTAGAGATAGATATCCGTAAGACGAAAGACGGACAATTAGTGTTGATGCATGACGATACGATAGACCGCACCACCAATGGTACAGGCAAAGTGAAGGATAAGACATTGGCTGAAATTAAGCAACTCCGGTTGAAGGATAAAAACGGCCGGCTGACGGAACATACCGTTCCCACTTTAGAAGAAGCATTATTGGCCGCCAAAGGTCAAATCATGGTGAACCTGGATAAGGCTTACAACATTTTTGATGATGTATATACTATATTGGAGAAAACAGGTACTGCCGATTTAGTTATAATGAAAGGCGGTCATCCGGTAGAGACGGTAAAACGGGAATTCGGCTCTTACCTGGATAAAGTAATCTATATGCCCGTCGTAACGATTGACGACGAGAAATCGGTAAAGGTTATCGAGGACTATATGGAGCAGTTGCATCCCGTTGCTTTTGAATTGTGCTACCGGAATCCTTCAAGCACGGTGCCTGCCAGGATGGAACGCAGGCTGGCGGGAAAGAGTCTGATTTGGTATAATACCTTATGGGCTTCTTTAGCGGGAGGACACGATGATGAACTCGCAAGGAAAGACCCGGACGCAAGTTATGGATACCTCATCAATACATTGGGAGCAAGAATCCTTCAAACAGACTCTCCGGCTTATATGCTCGATTATCTGAGAAGCAAAGGATGGCATGACTAA
- a CDS encoding family 20 glycosylhydrolase translates to MNDIRFSLLAGWLCILLVAGGCKSANDSKAPVSLTWEMGNYDENGKYYENSFVVKNISDAPLGKDWEIFYSQFPRKILPDASSPVKVEQVNATYFKMYPGEGFTSLAPGDSLKVIFKCDGEVPKNSHAPEGAYWVSQSGVSKGKPLPVVLDAIPLPVTEWQKSAAQKTYDTNLRLADARTSEFRSADIIPSVKKVLPADGEILLEKQLALTFHDDFANEAKLLKEKLTGWFGLEIAPEAPVTIVLDYLTDDKKAVNEEYYELHIAGQQIRISGATSHGIFNGTQTLLGLLKGQDSPLRLEAMSIEDYPDLLYRGQMIDIARNYTTVDNLKKLIDILSSYKLNVLHFHFSDDEGWRLEIPGLEELTTVGARRGHTVDEKEWQYPAYNGGFDPFSATTGNGYYTRAEFIDFLQYAAERHIQVIPEIESPGHARAAIVSMKARYNKYMDTDPEKAKEYLLSDLQDTSRYISAQAYTDNVMNVALPSTYRFMEKVIQEIVAMYKEANVPLTTIHLGGDEVARGAWMGSPLCQALMEEHGMAKAHDLAEYFITRVVDCLQQYNLSFNGWQEVALEHKPETHTYLSRHAAGINSWKTVPEWKEDEIPYQIANNGYPVILCNVNNFYLDLAYDAHPDEPGHFWGGYVDESKAFSMLPYDVYRSSRTDMAGNPVDVSAAGKGKTTLTASGRENIKGVQAQLFAETIRGFQWVEYYIFPKVMGLVERGWNAHPDWETLSGVAEQQTFDRDLSLFYEKISVKEMPCWSRTGVNFRLPHPGLSVKDGLLYANTPIAGGQIRYTTDGTEPTVESALWEVPVTCRSAVVKAKLFFEDKQSVTSLYMQ, encoded by the coding sequence ATGAACGATATACGATTTTCTTTATTAGCGGGATGGCTGTGTATCCTACTCGTTGCGGGCGGTTGTAAATCAGCAAATGATTCCAAAGCTCCGGTATCTCTGACCTGGGAAATGGGAAATTACGATGAAAACGGCAAATATTATGAGAACTCATTTGTAGTGAAGAACATTTCCGATGCTCCTTTAGGAAAGGACTGGGAGATTTTCTACTCGCAGTTCCCCCGTAAAATCCTGCCGGATGCTTCATCACCGGTGAAAGTAGAGCAGGTAAACGCTACCTACTTTAAAATGTATCCGGGCGAAGGCTTTACCTCATTAGCTCCGGGAGACTCCTTGAAAGTGATTTTCAAGTGCGACGGCGAAGTGCCGAAGAACTCGCACGCACCCGAAGGCGCTTATTGGGTAAGTCAGTCGGGTGTATCCAAAGGAAAGCCGCTTCCTGTGGTGCTGGATGCCATTCCATTACCCGTCACAGAATGGCAAAAGTCTGCCGCACAAAAGACTTATGACACCAATCTTCGTTTGGCGGACGCACGTACTTCAGAATTCCGTTCGGCGGATATCATACCTTCCGTAAAGAAAGTACTTCCCGCCGACGGGGAAATCTTATTGGAAAAGCAACTTGCCTTGACATTCCATGACGATTTTGCAAACGAAGCAAAGCTCCTGAAAGAGAAACTGACCGGATGGTTCGGACTCGAAATAGCTCCGGAAGCTCCAGTGACTATCGTCCTGGATTATCTCACGGACGATAAAAAGGCAGTAAATGAAGAATATTATGAACTCCATATTGCCGGGCAGCAAATCAGAATCAGCGGGGCTACTTCGCACGGAATATTCAATGGAACGCAAACCCTGTTAGGACTGCTGAAAGGGCAGGACAGCCCGTTACGCCTGGAAGCAATGTCTATCGAAGACTATCCGGATTTATTATACCGGGGACAGATGATTGACATTGCCCGTAACTACACGACAGTTGATAATCTGAAGAAACTAATAGATATTCTTTCTTCCTATAAACTGAATGTGCTCCATTTCCATTTCTCGGACGATGAAGGCTGGCGCCTGGAAATTCCGGGGTTGGAAGAGCTGACAACAGTCGGTGCGCGACGGGGACATACCGTCGATGAAAAGGAATGGCAATACCCTGCTTACAACGGTGGATTCGACCCGTTTTCTGCTACAACAGGAAACGGCTATTATACCCGCGCCGAATTTATTGATTTCTTACAGTACGCAGCGGAAAGACATATACAGGTCATCCCTGAAATAGAATCTCCCGGTCATGCTCGTGCAGCCATTGTTTCGATGAAAGCGCGGTATAATAAATATATGGATACCGACCCCGAGAAAGCGAAAGAATATCTCTTGAGTGACTTACAAGACACTTCCCGTTATATTTCCGCACAAGCCTATACGGATAATGTGATGAATGTAGCCTTGCCGTCGACCTATCGTTTTATGGAAAAGGTGATTCAGGAAATAGTGGCTATGTATAAAGAAGCCAATGTACCTCTGACTACTATCCACCTGGGTGGTGACGAAGTAGCACGGGGTGCGTGGATGGGTTCTCCTTTGTGCCAGGCATTAATGGAAGAACATGGAATGGCGAAAGCGCATGACCTGGCCGAGTATTTCATTACCCGGGTGGTTGACTGTCTGCAACAGTATAACTTGTCCTTTAACGGTTGGCAGGAAGTAGCTTTGGAACATAAGCCGGAGACTCATACCTATCTGTCCCGACACGCAGCCGGCATCAACTCATGGAAAACGGTTCCTGAATGGAAAGAAGACGAAATTCCTTATCAGATAGCCAACAACGGTTATCCGGTGATTCTCTGCAACGTGAATAACTTCTATCTGGATTTGGCTTACGATGCCCATCCCGATGAACCGGGACATTTCTGGGGCGGATATGTGGATGAGTCCAAAGCATTCTCCATGCTTCCTTATGACGTCTACCGTTCTTCCCGCACAGACATGGCAGGCAACCCGGTCGATGTAAGCGCCGCAGGAAAAGGAAAAACGACACTGACCGCATCAGGCAGGGAAAATATAAAAGGTGTGCAGGCACAATTGTTTGCCGAAACGATTCGAGGATTTCAATGGGTAGAATATTATATATTCCCAAAAGTGATGGGACTGGTAGAACGTGGCTGGAATGCACACCCGGATTGGGAAACCCTTTCGGGCGTGGCAGAACAGCAAACCTTTGACCGGGATTTATCACTATTCTATGAAAAAATCAGTGTGAAGGAAATGCCTTGTTGGAGCCGGACAGGGGTAAACTTCCGTTTACCTCACCCCGGACTTTCCGTCAAAGACGGACTTCTGTACGCCAATACCCCCATCGCAGGCGGACAGATACGCTATACGACGGACGGCACGGAACCGACAGTCGAATCAGCACTTTGGGAAGTTCCCGTCACTTGTCGTTCGGCAGTCGTGAAAGCTAAATTGTTCTTTGAGGATAAGCAAAGTGTAACCAGCCTTTATATGCAGTAG
- a CDS encoding glycoside hydrolase family 3 C-terminal domain-containing protein, with protein sequence MKLKALLLGLSIMAALPASAQKPVYLDTNKPIEERVKDALNRMTLEEKVKMLHAQSKFSSAGVPRLGIPEVWATDGPHGIRPEVLWDEWDQAGWTNDSCIAYPALTCLSATWNPEMSHLYGKSIGEEARYRKKDILLGPGVNIYRTPLNGRNFEYMGEDPYLSATMVVPYIKGVQENGVAACVKHYALNNQEFNRHTTNVHLSDRALYEIYLPAFKAAVQEGGTWSIMGSYNLYQGQHACHNKRLLKDILRDEWGFDGVVVSDWGGVHNTEQAIYNGLDLEFGSWTNGLSAGTRNAYDNYYLAFPYLKLIKEGKVGTKELDEKVSNILRLIFRTSMDPHKPFGSLGSPEHGQAGRKIAKEGIVLLQNKNNVLPIDLNKAKKIAVIGENAIKMMTVGGGSSSLKVKYEISPLDGLKARAGSQAEIVYARGYVGDPTGEYNGVKTGQDLKDDRSEDELLAEALQVAKDADYVIFFGGLNKSNHQDCEDSDRASLDLPYAQDRVISELAKVNKNLIFVNISGNAVAMPWVNEVPAIVQGWFLGSEAGTALASVLVGDANPSGKLPFTFPVKLDDVGAHKLGEYPGNKEELAKSKHRGDTINETYHEDIFVGYRWADKEKIKPLFPFGHGLSYTTFVYGKPSADKKTMTADDTISFTVNVKNTGTREGQEVVQLYISDKKSSLPRPVKELKGFQKVRLAPGEEKAVTLTVDKKALSFFDDGKHEWIAEPGKFEAVIGSSSRDIRGIVPFELK encoded by the coding sequence ATGAAACTTAAAGCATTGTTACTTGGCTTGTCTATTATGGCTGCATTGCCTGCTTCGGCGCAGAAACCGGTGTATCTGGATACGAATAAGCCAATCGAAGAGCGAGTAAAAGACGCATTGAACCGGATGACCCTTGAAGAAAAGGTGAAGATGCTTCATGCACAGTCTAAATTCAGTTCGGCAGGCGTGCCTCGTCTCGGAATTCCCGAAGTATGGGCTACCGACGGCCCTCACGGCATCCGTCCGGAAGTATTGTGGGATGAATGGGATCAGGCAGGATGGACAAACGATTCCTGTATCGCTTATCCCGCATTGACTTGCCTTTCCGCCACCTGGAATCCCGAAATGTCTCATCTTTACGGAAAAAGTATCGGTGAAGAGGCACGTTACCGGAAAAAAGACATCCTGTTAGGCCCCGGTGTGAACATCTACCGTACCCCTTTGAACGGACGTAATTTCGAATACATGGGCGAAGACCCGTATCTGTCCGCCACAATGGTAGTTCCTTATATCAAAGGAGTGCAGGAGAACGGTGTAGCCGCCTGCGTGAAACATTACGCGCTGAACAATCAGGAATTCAACCGGCATACCACTAACGTGCATCTGAGCGACCGTGCCCTTTATGAAATATACCTGCCTGCCTTTAAAGCTGCCGTTCAGGAAGGTGGAACCTGGTCGATTATGGGCTCCTATAATCTTTATCAGGGGCAGCACGCTTGCCACAACAAACGTCTGCTCAAAGACATTCTCCGCGATGAATGGGGCTTTGACGGTGTAGTCGTGTCCGACTGGGGTGGTGTGCATAATACAGAACAAGCCATCTACAACGGACTGGACTTGGAATTCGGTTCGTGGACAAACGGATTGTCTGCCGGAACCCGTAATGCTTATGATAATTATTACCTGGCTTTCCCTTACCTGAAACTGATTAAAGAGGGTAAAGTCGGAACAAAAGAGCTGGACGAGAAAGTCAGCAATATCCTTCGTCTGATTTTCCGTACTTCGATGGACCCGCATAAGCCGTTTGGCTCTTTAGGTTCTCCCGAACACGGACAAGCCGGTCGTAAGATAGCTAAGGAAGGAATCGTTCTTTTGCAGAACAAGAATAACGTATTGCCTATCGATTTGAACAAGGCGAAAAAAATAGCCGTTATCGGTGAGAATGCGATCAAGATGATGACAGTAGGCGGTGGCAGTTCTTCCTTGAAAGTGAAGTACGAGATTTCTCCGTTAGACGGTTTAAAAGCACGTGCCGGCTCACAGGCAGAGATTGTATATGCCCGTGGATATGTAGGCGACCCGACAGGAGAATATAACGGTGTGAAAACTGGGCAGGACTTGAAAGATGACCGTTCGGAAGATGAACTTCTCGCTGAGGCTTTGCAAGTGGCTAAGGACGCGGATTACGTTATCTTCTTCGGTGGGCTGAACAAGAGCAATCACCAGGATTGTGAAGATTCTGACCGTGCTTCTTTAGACTTGCCATACGCACAGGACAGAGTCATCAGTGAATTGGCAAAGGTTAATAAAAACCTTATATTTGTCAATATCTCCGGTAATGCAGTGGCTATGCCTTGGGTGAACGAAGTCCCCGCCATTGTACAAGGCTGGTTCTTGGGTTCGGAAGCCGGAACGGCTCTTGCTTCGGTTTTAGTAGGAGATGCGAACCCTTCCGGAAAACTACCTTTCACTTTCCCCGTAAAACTGGACGATGTAGGTGCTCATAAACTGGGTGAATATCCGGGTAATAAGGAAGAACTCGCAAAATCCAAGCATAGGGGGGATACTATTAACGAAACTTATCACGAAGATATTTTTGTAGGTTACCGTTGGGCAGATAAGGAGAAAATCAAACCATTGTTCCCATTCGGACATGGATTGAGCTATACAACTTTCGTTTATGGCAAACCTTCCGCAGATAAGAAAACAATGACCGCCGATGACACGATTTCGTTCACTGTCAACGTGAAGAATACAGGAACCCGCGAAGGTCAGGAAGTCGTTCAGCTTTATATCAGTGACAAGAAATCCTCTCTGCCCCGTCCGGTGAAAGAACTGAAAGGTTTCCAAAAAGTGAGACTGGCTCCGGGCGAAGAGAAAGCGGTAACGCTGACGGTTGATAAGAAAGCATTGAGCTTCTTCGATGATGGGAAACACGAGTGGATAGCCGAACCGGGTAAGTTTGAAGCGGTTATCGGAAGTTCATCAAGAGATATTAGGGGGATTGTACCCTTTGAATTGAAATAG
- a CDS encoding helix-turn-helix domain-containing protein, whose product MEKLKVYTHEEMLDRVIGEKGTPAREKYETDINNFLIGEAIKQAREAKNLTQEQLGELMGVKRAQISKIESGKSISFSTIVRAFKAMGVKTASLELGSLGKVALW is encoded by the coding sequence ATGGAAAAATTGAAAGTTTATACTCATGAAGAAATGCTGGATAGGGTAATAGGAGAAAAAGGTACTCCTGCACGTGAAAAATATGAGACTGATATTAATAACTTTCTCATTGGAGAAGCTATTAAACAAGCAAGAGAAGCCAAAAATCTTACTCAGGAACAACTAGGAGAACTTATGGGAGTGAAAAGAGCGCAAATATCAAAGATTGAAAGCGGAAAAAGTATCTCTTTTTCTACGATTGTAAGAGCATTTAAGGCAATGGGAGTAAAAACAGCAAGTTTAGAACTTGGCTCTTTGGGGAAAGTTGCCCTTTGGTAA